The Palleronia sp. THAF1 genome window below encodes:
- a CDS encoding gamma-glutamyl-gamma-aminobutyrate hydrolase family protein produces MKPVIGVTTSARSGWRIFPLVAFNVWLAGGRAVRWVAGQPSDVSGVDGIIIGGGDDISPDLYGGQIITSSRLDPARDKMETCLVEEAMQQGKPVLGICRGSQMLNIALGGRLDQDAYGTYDKSERVWTILPKKVVEIVPDTRLAAHTDTVPMKVNALHSQAVSTLGRGLRVAARDTGGMIQAIERTEEPFALGVQWHPEHLFYARRQRAIFRALVSAARASAEQTAQLPQVDEGAPA; encoded by the coding sequence ATGAAGCCTGTCATCGGCGTGACCACATCCGCCCGCTCAGGCTGGCGCATCTTTCCGCTTGTGGCGTTCAACGTCTGGCTGGCCGGGGGCCGCGCTGTGCGCTGGGTTGCAGGGCAACCGTCCGATGTGTCGGGCGTGGATGGCATCATCATCGGCGGTGGCGACGATATTTCCCCGGACCTTTACGGCGGACAGATCATTACCTCGTCCCGGCTTGATCCCGCGCGAGACAAGATGGAGACCTGTCTGGTCGAAGAAGCGATGCAGCAGGGCAAGCCGGTTCTCGGCATTTGTCGCGGCTCTCAGATGCTGAACATCGCGCTGGGCGGGCGGTTGGATCAGGACGCCTATGGCACCTACGACAAGTCAGAACGGGTCTGGACGATCCTGCCGAAGAAGGTGGTCGAGATTGTGCCGGACACGCGACTGGCCGCCCATACCGACACCGTGCCGATGAAGGTGAACGCGCTGCACAGCCAAGCCGTATCAACGCTGGGACGGGGTTTGCGCGTGGCCGCACGCGACACCGGCGGCATGATCCAAGCCATTGAGCGGACGGAGGAACCTTTCGCGCTTGGCGTGCAGTGGCATCCCGAACACCTGTTCTATGCCCGCCGCCAGCGCGCGATTTTCCGGGCGCTGGTTTCCGCGGCGCGCGCCTCTGCCGAGCAGACGGCACAATTGCCGCAGGTGGACGAAGGCGCGCCAGCCTGA
- a CDS encoding amidoligase family protein, with amino-acid sequence MPEIADLPVPNLHDGTPRRVGIEIECGGLDEDAVARIIAETLGGTVTKTADYERRIDDTEIGSVEVLLDTALRDTVDSQMARRGLDLGRSVIPVEFVTEPILPSQIARVDALCDVLVQNGAYGTRDGILLGFGVHLNVALPGTQVDDILPMLTAFALTEDWLRARMGIDASRRLLPFVDTYPTELLDRLCDPETDWTLERIKSAYLETAPSRNHALDALPILKHLDEGAVVAAVPQMEHKSGRPAWHYRLPDCRLDEDDWSVALEWNRWCAVEGVAADSDLLDDLKQCWRAYRDRLVPIPGRWAATSAEILDDAVTLP; translated from the coding sequence ATGCCAGAAATTGCCGATCTACCCGTGCCGAACCTGCACGACGGCACGCCCCGCCGCGTTGGTATAGAGATCGAATGCGGCGGCCTGGATGAGGACGCGGTAGCGCGGATCATCGCCGAAACTTTGGGTGGCACGGTCACGAAGACCGCCGATTACGAACGTCGGATCGACGACACAGAGATCGGGTCTGTCGAGGTCCTGCTGGATACCGCTTTGCGCGACACTGTGGATAGCCAGATGGCCCGGCGCGGCCTTGATCTGGGCCGCTCTGTCATCCCGGTGGAGTTCGTGACGGAACCGATCCTGCCCAGCCAGATCGCGCGGGTGGATGCCCTATGCGACGTGCTGGTGCAAAACGGCGCATACGGCACGCGCGACGGCATCCTTCTGGGCTTCGGCGTGCATCTGAACGTGGCCCTGCCCGGCACACAGGTGGACGATATCCTGCCCATGCTGACAGCCTTCGCCCTGACCGAGGATTGGTTGCGTGCCCGAATGGGCATCGACGCTTCGCGCCGCCTGCTGCCCTTCGTGGACACCTATCCGACCGAGCTTCTGGACCGCCTGTGCGACCCGGAAACGGACTGGACGCTGGAAAGGATCAAGTCGGCCTATCTGGAAACCGCTCCCAGCCGAAATCACGCGCTGGATGCCTTGCCGATCCTGAAACATCTGGACGAAGGCGCGGTGGTCGCAGCCGTCCCGCAGATGGAACACAAATCGGGCCGCCCCGCGTGGCACTACCGCCTGCCCGATTGCCGGTTGGACGAAGACGACTGGTCCGTCGCGTTGGAATGGAACCGCTGGTGCGCCGTCGAAGGCGTCGCGGCGGACAGCGACTTGCTTGACGACCTCAAGCAATGCTGGCGTGCCTATCGCGATCGTCTTGTTCCGATCCCCGGTCGCTGGGCCGCCACTTCCGCCGAAATTCTGGACGACGCGGTGACGCTTCCATGA
- a CDS encoding phospholipase D-like domain-containing protein has protein sequence MTASEKPQLLITAEEAWPAFERAMLAAERRVAAGFRVFDPETKLRSEEGCAVGETWADLLVHVINKGVRFDLILSDFDPIVAPDMHQLTWATMRHFDAIRDRLDDETLLNVTPAMHPAQAGPVARAALWPRVWSELGDVRDYLNKQDPEERKQSYEDLPGTHPWLRLNDDGEAETYNMQPPPLHPVSHHQKLAVFDSQHLYIGGLDLNPRRYDSPVHRRAAEETWHDVQMWVSGPAAAVAEAHLDAMLDAVDGKAEPPEEAHGFCTTLSKHRNNIISMAPEVLRNSIKDRTLEQIGQAKSSIYFETQFFRDRELARAISDRGREVDDLELLVILPGAPEDVAFENRKKIDVKFGEFLQAECIEEMQDAFGDRCYFTSPAQRRAASIGLAKTEDRSSLLGAPLIYVHAKVSIFDRRSILVSSANLNSRSLHWDTEAGLLLDDPDFAQDSLNRSLTHWMCDAGFDPSAPLVPQVRKQAELDAMRQPDNRDSFLLPYDVRVAREFGMNIPGAPPELV, from the coding sequence ATGACAGCCAGTGAAAAGCCTCAACTACTGATCACCGCCGAAGAGGCGTGGCCCGCGTTCGAGCGCGCCATGCTGGCGGCAGAGCGACGCGTCGCTGCGGGATTTCGCGTGTTCGATCCCGAAACGAAGTTACGCTCGGAAGAGGGCTGCGCCGTGGGCGAAACGTGGGCCGATCTGCTGGTCCACGTCATCAACAAGGGCGTGCGCTTCGATCTGATCCTGTCTGATTTTGATCCCATCGTTGCGCCGGACATGCATCAGCTGACGTGGGCCACCATGCGCCATTTCGATGCGATCCGTGACCGCTTGGATGATGAGACGTTGCTGAACGTCACCCCCGCGATGCACCCGGCGCAAGCCGGCCCGGTGGCGCGTGCCGCCCTTTGGCCCCGCGTCTGGTCAGAGCTTGGCGATGTGCGCGATTACCTGAACAAGCAGGACCCGGAGGAGCGAAAGCAGTCCTATGAGGACCTGCCCGGCACGCACCCCTGGCTACGCCTGAACGATGACGGCGAGGCAGAGACCTACAATATGCAGCCGCCCCCTCTGCATCCCGTGTCTCACCATCAGAAACTTGCGGTGTTCGACAGCCAGCATCTTTATATCGGCGGGCTGGACCTGAACCCCCGCCGCTACGACTCGCCCGTCCACCGCCGTGCCGCCGAGGAAACGTGGCACGATGTGCAGATGTGGGTGTCTGGCCCCGCCGCAGCGGTGGCCGAGGCGCACCTGGATGCAATGCTCGATGCCGTCGATGGGAAAGCAGAACCGCCCGAGGAAGCGCACGGCTTCTGCACGACCCTGTCCAAGCACCGCAACAACATCATTTCGATGGCTCCAGAGGTGTTGCGCAACTCGATCAAGGATCGCACACTAGAGCAAATCGGGCAGGCGAAATCCTCAATCTATTTCGAAACACAGTTCTTCCGCGATCGTGAGCTTGCCCGCGCCATCAGCGACCGGGGTCGTGAGGTCGATGATCTTGAGTTGCTGGTGATCCTGCCTGGCGCGCCAGAGGATGTCGCCTTCGAGAACCGCAAGAAAATCGACGTGAAATTCGGCGAGTTTCTGCAAGCCGAATGCATCGAAGAGATGCAGGACGCTTTCGGGGATCGCTGCTATTTCACCAGCCCCGCTCAACGCCGCGCCGCGTCCATCGGGCTTGCGAAAACCGAAGACCGTTCCAGCCTGCTGGGCGCACCGCTGATCTACGTTCATGCCAAAGTGTCGATTTTCGACCGTCGTTCGATCCTCGTCAGCTCTGCCAACTTGAACAGCCGCTCGCTGCACTGGGATACCGAAGCCGGTTTGCTACTGGATGATCCCGATTTCGCACAGGACTCGCTCAATCGCTCGCTGACCCACTGGATGTGCGACGCCGGCTTTGACCCCTCGGCACCCTTGGTGCCGCAGGTGCGCAAGCAGGCCGAACTGGACGCCATGCGCCAACCCGACAACCGCGACAGCTTCCTGCTGCCTTATGACGTGCGGGTCGCACGAGAGTTCGGGATGAACATTCCGGGCGCACCGCCGGAGCTTGTTTGA
- a CDS encoding sensor histidine kinase produces MAALLGLALLPIGIIAMVQTYRVIDEADRNAEAALVAATLTAATVERESILRVRGAAQIAARTFPGLLDDPEECSARAASFVNEVANVTFAGVVSMEGIAICGSDGIGTDLSGSTIYQEFIDDPRPHVNAVTGGISRRSVVVVSEPYRVDGEIAGYVALSIPQNTLEVNRREGELDPLFATSFTADGKILWTAESEDNLSDELPPESRMIGLGSEEPISFRDTSQGGANRFYTIAPLLPGELYALAVWPPSAVRTAGLTAASAILFPLLMWMVSIGVAYFAVHRLVVRHIRYLRLRIRAFTANRRIMPPRYGSDTPSDLREVIEAFHQMTERIVRDEADLENSIHEKDVLLKEVHHRVKNNLQLIASMMNMQLRKATEAETRFILRRLQDRVLGLATIHRNLYQASVLSRVDSAHLIRELVDQTVKNSDAADQGVSISIGVDDVALYPDQAVPLSLLVTETVTNALKYVGRPPNGTPWIELTLRELAENSVELRVANSTGPYVNDEAQVSTGLGQQLMAAFAMQLDADTSIEDEDDAYIVTVAFNPSEFAQES; encoded by the coding sequence TTGGCAGCCCTGTTGGGGCTTGCCTTGCTGCCGATCGGCATCATTGCGATGGTCCAGACCTACCGCGTCATCGACGAGGCCGACCGAAACGCGGAAGCGGCGCTTGTCGCGGCTACGCTGACCGCTGCAACCGTCGAACGCGAAAGTATCCTGCGCGTTCGGGGGGCAGCACAGATTGCGGCCCGCACGTTCCCCGGCCTTCTGGACGACCCCGAAGAATGTTCGGCCCGCGCCGCCTCTTTTGTGAACGAAGTGGCCAACGTCACCTTCGCCGGCGTTGTCTCGATGGAGGGGATCGCCATCTGTGGCTCAGACGGCATCGGAACCGACCTGAGCGGCTCGACCATCTATCAGGAATTCATCGATGATCCCCGCCCGCACGTGAACGCCGTGACCGGTGGTATCTCGCGCCGCAGCGTGGTCGTCGTATCCGAACCTTACCGGGTGGACGGGGAAATCGCGGGCTATGTTGCCCTGTCGATTCCGCAAAACACACTAGAAGTCAATCGCCGGGAAGGAGAGCTGGATCCTCTGTTCGCCACGTCTTTCACGGCAGACGGCAAGATCCTTTGGACTGCCGAGAGCGAAGACAACCTTAGCGACGAGCTTCCGCCAGAAAGCCGTATGATCGGACTTGGAAGTGAAGAGCCGATCAGCTTCCGCGATACCTCTCAGGGGGGCGCGAACCGCTTCTACACCATTGCGCCACTGCTGCCCGGAGAGCTTTACGCGCTGGCGGTCTGGCCGCCGTCCGCCGTACGCACAGCCGGGCTGACGGCAGCCAGCGCGATCCTTTTTCCGCTACTCATGTGGATGGTGTCGATCGGCGTCGCTTATTTCGCTGTGCACCGCCTGGTGGTTCGCCACATCCGCTACCTGCGTCTGCGCATCCGCGCCTTTACTGCCAATCGCCGCATCATGCCGCCGCGCTACGGATCTGACACGCCTTCGGACCTGCGAGAGGTGATCGAGGCATTCCACCAGATGACCGAACGCATCGTGCGCGACGAGGCCGATCTGGAGAACTCGATCCATGAAAAAGACGTGCTGCTGAAAGAGGTCCACCACCGGGTAAAGAACAACCTGCAGCTAATCGCGTCGATGATGAACATGCAGTTGCGCAAGGCAACAGAGGCCGAAACGCGCTTCATCCTGCGTCGCCTGCAGGACCGTGTGCTGGGTTTGGCAACGATCCACCGCAATCTCTATCAGGCCAGCGTGCTCAGCCGTGTGGACTCGGCCCATCTGATCCGCGAGCTGGTGGATCAAACTGTGAAAAACTCGGACGCCGCCGATCAGGGAGTATCCATCAGCATCGGGGTGGATGACGTGGCGCTCTACCCCGATCAAGCTGTGCCGCTCTCGTTGTTGGTGACGGAAACGGTGACGAATGCGTTGAAATACGTCGGCCGCCCGCCCAATGGCACACCATGGATTGAGCTGACTTTGCGCGAATTGGCCGAAAACTCTGTCGAGTTGCGGGTCGCCAATTCCACCGGCCCTTACGTCAACGACGAAGCACAGGTGTCCACGGGGCTGGGTCAGCAGCTGATGGCAGCCTTCGCGATGCAACTGGATGCGGATACGAGCATTGAGGATGAGGACGACGCATATATCGTAACAGTCGCCTTCAACCCCAGCGAGTTCGCCCAAGAATCATGA
- a CDS encoding RNA polymerase sigma factor yields the protein MTEDTVRDPRDELVEHLGALRAFAMSLTRNSAAADDLVQDTIEKAWKNMDKFQPGTNLRAWLFTIQRNAFYSIRRKAKREVADVDGVMAASLSERPAHDGRLAMTDFRKAFLQLPDEQREALTLVGAEGFAYEEAAQMCGVAVGTIKSRANRGRRRLAELMELDPDEDPVISDTTNASAMSTNHSRQG from the coding sequence ATGACTGAAGACACCGTGCGCGACCCGCGCGATGAATTGGTCGAACACCTTGGTGCCCTGCGCGCGTTCGCCATGTCATTGACGCGCAACTCTGCCGCTGCCGACGATCTGGTGCAGGACACCATCGAAAAGGCGTGGAAAAACATGGACAAGTTCCAGCCTGGTACGAACCTGCGGGCGTGGCTTTTCACGATCCAGCGCAACGCGTTCTACTCGATCCGCCGCAAGGCCAAGCGCGAAGTCGCGGATGTGGACGGCGTCATGGCGGCATCCTTGTCTGAGCGTCCAGCCCACGATGGCCGTCTGGCGATGACCGATTTCCGCAAGGCCTTCCTGCAATTGCCCGATGAGCAACGCGAAGCCCTGACGCTGGTCGGGGCCGAGGGCTTTGCCTACGAGGAGGCCGCGCAGATGTGTGGCGTCGCCGTGGGCACCATCAAAAGCCGCGCAAATCGCGGGCGCAGGCGTCTTGCAGAGCTGATGGAACTCGATCCTGACGAAGATCCGGTTATCTCAGATACGACGAACGCGTCGGCAATGTCGACGAACCACTCGCGACAGGGGTAG
- a CDS encoding NepR family anti-sigma factor — protein sequence MTDEKKTSSVMRQIDENLRRVYMDQQDDDIPDRFKSLLQKLKEQDKGEAGTGSDD from the coding sequence ATGACCGACGAAAAGAAGACGTCGAGCGTAATGCGCCAAATCGACGAGAATCTGCGTCGCGTTTACATGGACCAGCAGGACGACGACATACCCGACCGCTTCAAGTCCTTGCTACAAAAGCTGAAAGAGCAAGATAAAGGCGAAGCCGGGACCGGTTCCGATGACTGA
- a CDS encoding response regulator codes for MPSRTEQIDLSDIIGDELPYLRRYARALTGSQRTGDNYAAATLEAILQEPAIFERSMAPKTALFRAFHMIWSTAGAPTADTEDPTSRMESRALDHMAGLTNNTREALLLSTIEGFSFEHVGQIMQVDTDEAESLTNIAIAEMEKSMSGKVMIIEDEAIIAMDIHSIVSEMGHNITGIARTRDAAVTLASKDRPDLILADIQLADNSSGIDAVNDILEQFGNLPVIFITAFPERLLTGDKPEPAFLIAKPYSVEQVRSAVSQAMFFSSTETLKA; via the coding sequence ATGCCATCTCGAACGGAACAGATCGACCTGTCGGACATCATCGGGGATGAGCTTCCCTACCTGCGCCGCTATGCGCGCGCCTTGACCGGATCCCAGCGCACCGGTGACAACTACGCCGCAGCCACGCTCGAGGCGATCCTGCAAGAACCCGCGATTTTCGAACGCTCGATGGCGCCGAAAACGGCGCTCTTCCGGGCGTTCCACATGATCTGGTCCACCGCCGGTGCGCCCACTGCCGATACTGAAGATCCCACCAGCCGCATGGAAAGCCGGGCGCTGGATCATATGGCGGGCCTGACCAACAATACGCGCGAGGCGCTGCTTCTGTCGACGATCGAAGGCTTCAGTTTCGAACACGTCGGTCAGATCATGCAGGTCGACACGGACGAAGCCGAATCCCTGACCAATATCGCCATCGCCGAGATGGAAAAGAGCATGTCCGGCAAGGTCATGATCATTGAAGATGAGGCCATCATCGCGATGGATATCCACTCCATCGTGTCCGAGATGGGCCACAACATCACCGGCATCGCCCGGACCCGCGACGCCGCCGTGACGCTGGCGTCCAAGGATCGGCCCGACCTGATTCTTGCGGACATTCAACTGGCGGATAACTCGTCCGGCATCGACGCGGTGAACGACATTCTCGAGCAGTTCGGAAACCTGCCCGTTATCTTCATCACCGCCTTCCCGGAACGCCTGTTGACTGGCGACAAGCCAGAACCCGCGTTCCTGATCGCCAAGCCCTACTCGGTCGAGCAAGTTCGCTCTGCCGTCAGCCAGGCGATGTTCTTCTCATCGACAGAGACGCTGAAGGCCTGA
- a CDS encoding DUF1328 domain-containing protein: MNRIDPMLYWSFISFAVALTAGLFGFGGDATVAAGLAQVLFFVFLGVSLVLVAIKAARENSDDTQRQSE; this comes from the coding sequence ATGAACAGGATCGATCCGATGCTCTACTGGTCGTTTATTTCTTTCGCGGTCGCGCTGACCGCAGGTCTATTTGGTTTCGGCGGCGACGCGACCGTTGCGGCTGGCCTCGCACAAGTATTGTTTTTCGTCTTTCTCGGCGTCTCTCTGGTTCTCGTAGCCATCAAGGCGGCGCGCGAGAATTCGGACGATACGCAGCGCCAGTCCGAATAG